The following is a genomic window from Streptomyces chrestomyceticus JCM 4735.
CGGCGGTGCGCGACACCGTCGAGATCAACCTGTGGCTGGTCCAGCAACTTGTCCGGCGGCTGCGCGAGCACCCGGCCCTGGCGCCCGCCGTCCGGCTGCGGGTCAACCCGAGCGCCCATCAGACCGACGGGCACTGGGAGTTCCTGGGCCCCGGCGAGGAGGAGCCGCTGCGCACCCTGCCGGTGTCCCCGCCGGTCCAGGCTTGCCTGGACTTCCTCGCCGACGGTGCCCGTCCGCGCCACGAGGTGGCCGCCCACCTGACCGAGCGGAGCGGTGCCGCCCCGGAGCAGGCCGAGCGTTATGTCGCGCGGCTCACCGAACTCGGTGTGCTGGAGACCGTGCCCCCCTTCTCCGAGCAGGCGATGGACCCGCTCGCCGAACTGCGGGCGTGGGTGGACACCGGCGGCCCGGAGCTGGCCGAGGTGTCGGCGCAGCTCAAGGAGGTGGCCGCGCTGCTGGACGGGTATCCGGAGCTGACCGACCCGGACGCCCGCCAACGGCGCGCAGAGGAGATCCACCAGGCGCTGGGCCGGGTCGCCGAACGCGTCGGCCCCGAGCAGGTCGTCGTGCCGCCCAAGAACTACATCATCGAGAACGCCCTGCTCGTCGGGCCGCCGCCGGCCCAGAACCGGGCGGCGTGGGAACCGGTGCTGCGCGACCTGGACATCGTTCGCCGCTGCTACGCGGCGCTCGACCCGGCGCTGCCCGGACGGGTGGCGCTGGCCCGGCTGTTCACCACGCGCTTCGGGATCGGCGGGAGCGTGCCGTTCCTCGCGTTCCACCGTGCCGTGCAGGAAGAGATGCGTACGGACCCGCAGTTGCCCGGCCTGCTGTCCGTCTCGCAGCACGGCTACGCGCCGCTCGCCGACAGCCCGCTGCCCCGGATCAAGGAGCTGCTGCGGGTACGGGCCGGGCTCACCGGCGCGGCCCTGAACGCGCGGCCGGACGCCGACGGAGTGGTGCACGTCGACCCCGCGCGGCTCGCCGCGCTGGCCGACACCTGGCCCGCGTGGATGCGGCCGCCCGGCTCGGTCGCGTTCTACGGCCAGTTGACCGGCGGGCCCGAGGACCCGGCCGGGTTCGTGGTGAACGCCGTCAACGCGGGCCACGGGCGGGGCCGCGACCGTATCCGCCGGCTGCTCGGCCAGGCCGGTGTCACGGTGGCGGGCGAACCGTCCGGCCCGCCCGGCGACGTCATCCTGGCGGACACCTGCCGCCACTACGGCAGCAACGTGGGCCTGCGCGACCTGACCATGACCGACGAGATCGACTACCCCGGTTCGGCGAGCCCGCGCCCGGCGGAGCGGCGCATCCCGCTGCGCGACCTGGAGGTGCGCCACGACCCGGCGCTGGACCTCCTCGTGCTGTGGTCGCGCACCCGCGACCGCGAGGTGCGGCCGGTGCACCCCAGCCTGATCGCGGAGTTCTGGCTGCCGCCGGCGATGCGGCTGCTGATCCAGGCGTTCGGCGACACGCCGACGCTGCTGATCCCCGGACGGCGGATGTTCGGCGACATCTCCCCCGCCACGGCACAGGGCCTGCTGCACGAGCCCAGGATCACGATCGGCACGGTCACCGTCAGCCGCCGCCAGTGGGTGTTCCGCACCGACGAGGCGCCGGTGCGCGCCAAGGGCGAGGCGGACCGCCCGTACCTGCTGCGGCTGGCCGCCTGGCTGCGCGAACACGGCATCCCCGAGCGCTGCTTCGTGCGCGCGCTGGACCCGTCCATGCTGACCGACGGCAACGTCTGGCAGCTCAAGTCCCGCAAACCGCTGTACATCGACTTCGCGAACCTGCTCCTGACGGGACTGTTCGAGCGGATGCTCGCCGAGCGGGGGAACCTGCTGTTCCTCCAGGAAGCCCTGCCCGACCCGTCCGCCGCGCCGCGCTACGGCGACGCCGGAGCCCGCGTCACCGAACACCTCGTGGAGGTCGGTCACCATGGCCGTAGCTGACCGCCCCCTGGACCCCGCCACCGCCGACGCGTCCGACTGGGTGTGCGCCCACGTCTTCCAGGACACCTGCCACGACGCCCTGCTCACCGGCTGTCTGCGGCCGCTGGTCAAGGAGCTGTCCGCCGACGGGCTGCTGCACCGGTACTTCTTCCTGCGCTACTGGGAAGGCGGTCCGCACGTACGGATGCGCTTCCTGCCCACCGGTACGGCGGCCTCCCGCGAGGTACGGCAGCGGGTGGCCACGGCGGTCGGCGCGTTCCTGCGGGACCACCCGGCCCCCGACACG
Proteins encoded in this region:
- a CDS encoding lantibiotic dehydratase encodes the protein MSGFHVADTFGVRIGGLPVSVLDGLRSDEVWRRTGALLDGARELADRGAELSDALYALIGQETGAKAALVALRRAVHNQRTPGERCWNDEVRAALPAEVVADVERWAELLAAHRADTAALDGLLPQDAADRRAVLREAAAQPVFRHGLIQGSPVLHEQLRKWLARPEGAVPDRKLALRLAKYLARVTAKTSPFSTFTVSGLGRWDGPRPEAAGPAVRDTVEINLWLVQQLVRRLREHPALAPAVRLRVNPSAHQTDGHWEFLGPGEEEPLRTLPVSPPVQACLDFLADGARPRHEVAAHLTERSGAAPEQAERYVARLTELGVLETVPPFSEQAMDPLAELRAWVDTGGPELAEVSAQLKEVAALLDGYPELTDPDARQRRAEEIHQALGRVAERVGPEQVVVPPKNYIIENALLVGPPPAQNRAAWEPVLRDLDIVRRCYAALDPALPGRVALARLFTTRFGIGGSVPFLAFHRAVQEEMRTDPQLPGLLSVSQHGYAPLADSPLPRIKELLRVRAGLTGAALNARPDADGVVHVDPARLAALADTWPAWMRPPGSVAFYGQLTGGPEDPAGFVVNAVNAGHGRGRDRIRRLLGQAGVTVAGEPSGPPGDVILADTCRHYGSNVGLRDLTMTDEIDYPGSASPRPAERRIPLRDLEVRHDPALDLLVLWSRTRDREVRPVHPSLIAEFWLPPAMRLLIQAFGDTPTLLIPGRRMFGDISPATAQGLLHEPRITIGTVTVSRRQWVFRTDEAPVRAKGEADRPYLLRLAAWLREHGIPERCFVRALDPSMLTDGNVWQLKSRKPLYIDFANLLLTGLFERMLAERGNLLFLQEALPDPSAAPRYGDAGARVTEHLVEVGHHGRS